The Rhodocytophaga rosea genome has a segment encoding these proteins:
- a CDS encoding EcsC family protein — MEHYEDQVKYELSVWQLSMEKGESASGRLAKGIQDKINTIIPEKVHQVVTEGIKHMVRAVLAGSEYTATDPMNIGSLEEREKLIKDKIEAYKKLAAVEGAGTGAGGFLLSLADFPLLLGLKIKLLYEIAGLYGYKVKDYQERVFILYVFQLAFSSTNTRKETYQKILNWDTTTQTHLAGMSVFDWRSFQQEYRDYIDLAKLLQLVPGIGAVVGAFANHRLVDKLGETAMNAYRLRWYNTAQKYIYR; from the coding sequence ATGGAACACTACGAAGACCAGGTAAAATATGAGCTGAGTGTATGGCAATTATCGATGGAAAAAGGAGAATCTGCTTCCGGACGATTAGCCAAGGGCATACAGGACAAGATCAATACTATTATTCCGGAAAAAGTACACCAGGTAGTTACAGAAGGCATTAAGCATATGGTAAGAGCCGTATTGGCTGGCTCTGAATACACAGCCACCGATCCTATGAATATAGGTTCTCTGGAAGAAAGGGAGAAATTAATAAAAGATAAAATTGAAGCCTATAAAAAACTGGCTGCTGTAGAAGGAGCCGGAACCGGCGCAGGTGGTTTTTTACTTTCTCTGGCCGATTTTCCACTTTTGCTGGGTTTAAAAATAAAACTGCTTTATGAGATTGCCGGATTATATGGCTACAAAGTAAAAGATTACCAGGAAAGGGTGTTTATTCTCTATGTTTTTCAGCTAGCCTTCTCCAGTACCAACACACGCAAAGAAACCTATCAGAAAATCCTCAACTGGGATACCACCACACAAACCCATCTGGCTGGTATGTCTGTGTTCGACTGGCGCAGCTTTCAGCAGGAATACCGGGATTATATAGACTTAGCTAAACTCCTGCAACTGGTTCCGGGAATTGGTGCTGTGGTGGGTGCTTTTGCTAATCACCGGCTGGTAGATAAGCTGGGCGAAACAGCCATGAATGCTTACCGTTTGCGTTGGTATAATACTGCCCAGAAATATATATACCGCTAG
- a CDS encoding PQQ-dependent sugar dehydrogenase: MNYSYSLVYSVKKRNQWLIEKHTTAILSMLLLLSLFSCQSNEPKKALVLLKSGADQAASLSTLQKVSSELKIQVDTTTQPAYVNEDSLSKYASVVFLNLPLDTLEYVQQADLERFIQAGGGLLAINAAKDTVRNWPWYEQVNGERLKASQASWKKESAGGRIFFAQIAGKDANIKLKEGLGDLIPEGLEFVTNNAKLDFAKATTERVPESNRFVMEVLDTYMYEPMEMVIFKDGRVLYLERRGDVKLYDPTTKKTRVIAKFDVSITGNYEDGMLGVALDPNYEQNNWIYINYSPAGKVPKQNVSRFEMKGDSLILSSEKIVLEIPTQRETCCHSGGHLEFGPNGDLYISTGDNTSSKESDGFTPIDERPGRAPFDAQKSSGNTHDLRGKILRIHPEPNGTYTIPNGNLFPKDGSQGKPEIYVMGTRNAFRFTIDDHNGFVYWGDVGPDGGVSNERGPQSHDEWNQARKPGNYGWPYFVADNKAYADFDFATNKIGPTFNPERPENLSPNNTGSKILPPAQKPMIWYPYGESKEFPSLGKGSRSAMAGPVYYYDDFKNATTKFPKYFDKKLFIYEWARSWVKVVSFDKDVNLAKIEPFLPEQEWYKPIDMKFGADGSLYVLQYGANYFEHNPDSRLVKITYVEGNREPKAELIADKTVGAAPLTVKLSAEKSFDYDRNDKLTYAWETGEGSQSSNSAQTTVTYAKPGIYRPKVTVTDSEGKKAQAEVEVKVGNEPPQVAIDLNGANQSFYFDNQPLTYKVNITDKEDGTLQIGIDPSAVFVSFDYLKEGKDLALLESNTQMTGGVQFLQGKTLIANSDCKSCHNLDQKSIGPSYKEVAVRYKGKNAQEMLAEKILKGGNGNWGKNMMAAHPQHNKQEATQMVNYILSLSEENKALPLEGTFTTAEHTQTKTAGSYVIRASYTDKGNPVVGNLTTSKILVLRHPKVEAEDFELSQNAGRRHVDGNDLSFVGDIQNGSYIGFKNIDLTGITKLVFHGLSPVTGSKIEVRIDAPNGELIATADFPQNTSQEREKIDSITAPVSNPGGQHDLYFVFRNPAVKENIVFLDWIYFDGGKGPIPTQ, encoded by the coding sequence ATGAACTACTCCTATTCTCTGGTCTATTCTGTTAAAAAGCGTAATCAATGGCTTATTGAAAAACACACCACTGCTATACTTTCCATGCTACTGTTGTTAAGCTTGTTTTCCTGCCAAAGCAATGAGCCAAAAAAAGCACTGGTTTTATTGAAATCCGGAGCTGATCAGGCAGCTTCGTTAAGTACACTTCAAAAAGTGAGCAGTGAGCTGAAAATTCAGGTAGATACTACCACTCAACCGGCATATGTGAATGAAGATTCTTTGAGTAAATACGCCTCTGTTGTATTCTTAAATCTTCCTCTGGATACATTGGAGTATGTGCAACAAGCCGATTTAGAGCGTTTTATTCAGGCTGGCGGTGGGCTACTGGCTATCAATGCTGCTAAAGATACGGTTCGCAACTGGCCATGGTATGAGCAGGTAAATGGAGAAAGACTAAAAGCATCACAAGCTTCTTGGAAAAAAGAATCTGCTGGCGGACGGATATTTTTTGCACAGATTGCTGGGAAAGATGCCAATATAAAGTTAAAAGAGGGTTTAGGAGATTTGATACCTGAAGGACTCGAATTTGTAACAAATAACGCTAAACTTGATTTTGCTAAAGCTACCACCGAAAGGGTACCGGAATCTAATCGCTTTGTCATGGAGGTGCTGGATACGTATATGTATGAGCCGATGGAAATGGTGATCTTTAAAGATGGCCGGGTATTGTATCTGGAACGCCGGGGTGATGTAAAACTATATGATCCAACAACCAAGAAAACCAGAGTGATAGCTAAATTCGATGTAAGCATCACCGGTAATTATGAAGATGGTATGCTGGGTGTGGCGCTTGATCCCAATTATGAACAGAACAACTGGATTTATATCAACTATTCCCCGGCCGGCAAGGTGCCCAAGCAAAATGTATCCAGGTTTGAAATGAAGGGCGACAGTTTGATTCTAAGTTCTGAGAAGATCGTACTGGAAATTCCTACGCAACGGGAAACCTGCTGTCATTCCGGCGGGCACCTGGAATTTGGTCCGAATGGCGATTTGTACATTTCTACCGGTGATAATACCAGTTCCAAAGAATCGGATGGCTTTACACCGATTGATGAACGTCCTGGCCGGGCACCTTTCGATGCGCAGAAATCTTCCGGCAATACCCATGACTTAAGGGGAAAAATCCTGCGCATTCACCCCGAACCCAATGGCACTTATACTATTCCTAATGGAAATCTATTTCCCAAAGATGGCTCTCAGGGAAAACCAGAAATTTATGTGATGGGTACCCGGAATGCCTTCCGTTTCACTATAGATGATCATAATGGATTTGTATACTGGGGCGATGTAGGTCCGGATGGAGGCGTGAGCAATGAACGCGGGCCCCAAAGCCATGATGAATGGAACCAGGCAAGAAAACCAGGCAATTACGGATGGCCGTATTTTGTAGCCGATAATAAAGCCTACGCTGATTTTGATTTTGCCACCAATAAGATCGGCCCCACATTTAATCCGGAACGTCCGGAAAATCTGTCACCCAATAATACTGGTAGCAAAATATTGCCACCTGCTCAAAAGCCGATGATCTGGTATCCGTATGGTGAATCCAAAGAGTTTCCAAGTCTGGGCAAAGGTTCCAGAAGTGCGATGGCTGGACCAGTGTATTACTATGATGATTTCAAAAATGCTACTACCAAATTCCCAAAATATTTCGATAAAAAGCTCTTTATTTATGAATGGGCCCGTAGCTGGGTAAAAGTCGTTTCGTTTGACAAAGATGTAAATCTGGCGAAAATCGAGCCTTTCCTGCCGGAGCAGGAATGGTACAAACCCATCGACATGAAATTTGGCGCAGATGGTTCTTTGTATGTATTGCAGTATGGGGCTAATTATTTTGAGCACAACCCGGATTCCCGTCTGGTAAAAATTACCTATGTGGAGGGCAACCGTGAACCCAAAGCCGAACTGATTGCCGATAAAACCGTAGGCGCTGCGCCACTTACCGTAAAGTTATCTGCTGAAAAATCATTCGACTACGACCGCAATGATAAATTAACCTACGCCTGGGAAACTGGCGAAGGCTCTCAAAGCAGTAATAGTGCGCAAACAACTGTTACTTACGCCAAACCAGGTATTTACCGCCCGAAAGTAACGGTAACAGATAGTGAAGGAAAAAAAGCACAAGCCGAAGTAGAAGTAAAAGTAGGTAATGAACCACCGCAAGTAGCCATTGACCTGAATGGAGCCAATCAATCTTTCTATTTCGATAACCAGCCCCTCACCTACAAAGTAAATATCACAGATAAAGAAGATGGTACCCTGCAAATCGGCATCGACCCATCGGCCGTATTTGTGTCATTCGACTACTTGAAAGAAGGAAAAGACCTGGCATTACTTGAATCCAATACCCAGATGACTGGCGGTGTTCAGTTCCTGCAAGGCAAAACTTTGATCGCTAACAGTGATTGCAAATCCTGCCATAACCTGGATCAGAAATCCATTGGTCCGAGCTATAAAGAAGTTGCGGTACGCTATAAAGGTAAAAATGCCCAGGAGATGCTGGCGGAGAAAATTCTGAAAGGCGGCAATGGCAACTGGGGAAAAAACATGATGGCAGCACATCCGCAGCACAACAAGCAGGAAGCTACACAGATGGTGAATTATATATTATCGCTGAGTGAAGAAAACAAAGCCCTGCCGCTGGAAGGTACGTTTACTACGGCTGAGCATACTCAAACAAAAACGGCTGGCTCCTATGTGATCCGGGCGAGTTATACGGATAAAGGCAATCCAGTGGTGGGCAATCTCACTACCAGTAAAATTCTGGTATTGCGCCATCCGAAGGTAGAAGCCGAAGATTTTGAACTCTCCCAGAATGCAGGCCGGCGGCACGTTGATGGCAATGATCTCTCCTTTGTAGGGGATATACAGAATGGCTCTTATATTGGCTTTAAAAATATAGACCTGACTGGCATTACTAAGCTTGTATTCCATGGGTTATCCCCTGTGACAGGCAGCAAAATTGAAGTAAGAATAGATGCTCCCAATGGTGAACTTATTGCTACCGCAGATTTTCCTCAGAATACAAGCCAGGAAAGGGAAAAGATAGATTCCATCACAGCTCCGGTTAGCAATCCAGGTGGCCAGCACGACCTGTATTTCGTATTCCGTAACCCAGCTGTGAAAGAGAACATCGTCTTTCTGGACTGGATCTATTTTGATGGAGGCAAAGGCCCGATTCCGACGCAGTAA
- a CDS encoding Hsp20/alpha crystallin family protein: MYGKCNPAWGAWEGGHAYKKFFEKFGPGAYGGYPRRPKYNVPINISDHETHYQVDIYAVGFAKENIKISVVDDVLYISGTRTIDADKEPNFIRQEYPVKSFERMVNLNSQIDTAGIKARQEDGILSVILPKSPETQQPAQDISVE; encoded by the coding sequence ATGTACGGAAAATGCAATCCGGCATGGGGCGCCTGGGAAGGTGGTCATGCCTACAAAAAATTCTTTGAAAAATTTGGACCAGGCGCTTATGGCGGCTATCCGAGACGGCCTAAATACAATGTACCCATTAATATATCCGACCATGAAACCCATTACCAGGTAGATATCTATGCGGTGGGATTTGCCAAAGAAAATATCAAAATTTCGGTAGTAGATGATGTCCTGTACATCAGTGGTACCAGGACGATTGATGCAGACAAGGAGCCGAATTTCATCCGGCAGGAATACCCGGTAAAATCATTTGAAAGAATGGTAAACCTCAATAGTCAGATTGATACTGCCGGCATAAAAGCCAGACAAGAAGATGGGATATTGTCTGTTATTCTACCCAAATCACCGGAAACCCAGCAGCCAGCGCAGGATATTTCAGTTGAATAA